Proteins encoded together in one Marinobacter sp. Arc7-DN-1 window:
- the lipB gene encoding lipoyl(octanoyl) transferase LipB, with protein MAELIVRSLGEQPYLETWEAMKTFTANRDDTVADELWCLEHPRVYTQGQAGKAEHILAPGDIPVIQVDRGGQVTYHGPGQLVIYLMIDLSRKKLGIRGLVDEIEQAIVRTLAGLGVESAPRPDAPGVYVGDSKIASLGLRVRRGCSFHGLALNVDMDMEPFRRINPCGYAGMVMCQVRDFVPGVTVADVQKRLVEQLVGGLAMWPVKPGQLG; from the coding sequence ATGGCTGAACTGATCGTCCGGTCCCTGGGAGAACAACCCTACCTGGAAACCTGGGAGGCCATGAAAACCTTCACCGCCAACCGGGATGACACCGTGGCCGATGAGCTCTGGTGTCTTGAACATCCCCGGGTCTATACCCAGGGCCAGGCGGGCAAGGCCGAGCATATTCTGGCGCCCGGTGATATCCCGGTGATCCAGGTAGATCGCGGCGGCCAGGTGACCTATCACGGCCCGGGCCAGCTGGTGATTTACCTGATGATCGATCTGTCCCGGAAAAAACTGGGTATCCGCGGCCTGGTGGACGAGATTGAACAGGCCATCGTCCGCACCCTTGCCGGACTGGGTGTGGAATCCGCACCGCGGCCTGATGCCCCGGGTGTCTACGTGGGCGATTCGAAAATCGCGTCGCTCGGCCTGCGCGTGCGCCGGGGCTGCTCGTTCCACGGGCTTGCCCTCAATGTGGACATGGACATGGAACCCTTCCGACGCATCAATCCCTGCGGTTACGCTGGCATGGTCATGTGCCAGGTACGCGATTTCGTTCCGGGTGTGACGGTTGCGGATGTCCAGAAACGCCTGGTGGAGCAGTTGGTCGGGGGCTTGGCCATGTGGCCAGTTAAACCCGGGCAACTCGGTTAG
- a CDS encoding YbeD family protein, giving the protein MSQPKAPKIEFPCDYVIKVIGNSAPDFTEFVVEVVEQHAPGICETDISVNESSKGRFSSVQLKIVATGEAQLKALFEELKASGRVHMVL; this is encoded by the coding sequence ATGAGTCAGCCGAAAGCACCAAAAATTGAGTTTCCATGCGACTACGTGATCAAGGTGATTGGTAATTCTGCACCGGATTTCACTGAGTTCGTGGTCGAGGTCGTGGAACAGCATGCGCCGGGGATCTGCGAAACCGATATATCGGTGAATGAGAGCAGCAAGGGCCGCTTTTCATCGGTGCAGCTGAAAATCGTGGCCACCGGTGAGGCTCAGTTGAAAGCCCTGTTTGAAGAGCTCAAGGCCAGTGGCCGTGTGCACATGGTGCTCTGA
- the rlmH gene encoding 23S rRNA (pseudouridine(1915)-N(3))-methyltransferase RlmH, producing the protein MRLRLVCVGQKMPDWVSTGFGDYARRMPPELPLELVEIPMAPRGKNPDIPRLMQRESDAILAATGPKDRVIALEVGGRPWSTEKLASQLENWQQDGRDVSFLVGGPDGLAEDCRKRADQQWSLSPLTLPHPLVRIVLAEQLYRAWSITRNHPYHRA; encoded by the coding sequence ATGCGGTTACGCCTGGTCTGTGTGGGGCAGAAAATGCCCGACTGGGTCAGTACCGGATTCGGAGATTACGCCCGCCGCATGCCGCCGGAGCTGCCCCTGGAACTGGTGGAAATACCCATGGCTCCCCGGGGCAAGAATCCCGACATTCCCAGGCTGATGCAGCGTGAAAGTGACGCCATTCTCGCAGCGACGGGCCCGAAAGACCGGGTGATTGCGTTGGAAGTTGGTGGGCGGCCCTGGTCGACCGAAAAACTGGCCAGTCAGCTTGAAAACTGGCAACAGGATGGCCGGGATGTGAGTTTCCTGGTTGGCGGCCCTGACGGTCTGGCGGAAGACTGCCGGAAACGCGCCGACCAGCAATGGTCCCTCTCGCCGCTTACCCTGCCTCACCCTCTGGTGCGTATAGTTCTGGCGGAACAACTTTACCGGGCCTGGTCGATCACCCGCAATCACCCGTACCACCGGGCTTAG
- a CDS encoding ABC1 kinase family protein, translating into MSSRRSGNSVSRIKTGSFERRLSMTRAGLFAGTRMASHMATNWFSSRENREKRHRAMLSSQARFLVDELGKLKGSVVKIGQVMALYGEHFLPEEVTEALHTLEDQTTSLEWPAIERVLKAELDPERLAGLDVDPEPIGAASLGQVHRARRRSDGLELVLKVQYPGVAEAVDSDLNAVAQLLRVARLVSFGPEFNDWLEEVREMMHREVDYRLEAKTTEKFRQMLAGDPRFIVPRVLPEFSTAHIIASTFEHGHSVSSQAVRDLPLARRSALGEAALELFFRELFDWGEIQTDPNFGNYRIRIAGEEGEDPGYDRIVLLDFGAVQVYSDEFLKPVIQMIRASYENDLKAVIDGGVKLRFMSPEWPQEVLQKFGTVCMSVLEPLSSDKDSWPDYAVNRHGQYRWKQSDLPSRVARQAARSAISRYFRVPPKEFVFLNRKLIGVYTFIAVLNSEFNGEPLLRKYLYGEGDDAPDASATSQSTKA; encoded by the coding sequence ATGTCATCCAGACGCTCAGGAAATTCGGTCTCCCGCATCAAGACAGGCAGCTTTGAACGCCGGTTGAGCATGACGCGTGCCGGTTTGTTCGCTGGTACGCGCATGGCCTCGCACATGGCCACCAACTGGTTCAGCAGCAGGGAGAACCGGGAAAAGCGCCACCGGGCGATGCTTTCCAGTCAGGCGCGATTTCTGGTGGATGAGCTTGGTAAGCTCAAGGGCAGTGTGGTGAAAATTGGCCAGGTGATGGCGCTGTATGGTGAACATTTTCTGCCCGAGGAAGTGACCGAAGCGCTGCACACCCTTGAGGACCAGACCACCTCACTGGAATGGCCGGCGATTGAACGGGTGCTGAAGGCTGAATTGGACCCAGAGCGGCTTGCCGGGCTGGACGTGGACCCTGAGCCCATCGGCGCCGCCTCGCTGGGCCAGGTTCATCGCGCCCGGCGCCGCAGCGACGGACTCGAGCTGGTTCTGAAGGTGCAATACCCCGGCGTGGCCGAGGCCGTAGACAGTGACCTGAATGCCGTTGCCCAGCTGCTCCGGGTCGCCAGACTGGTCAGTTTCGGCCCGGAGTTTAACGATTGGCTGGAAGAAGTCCGGGAGATGATGCACCGTGAGGTGGACTACCGTCTGGAAGCGAAGACGACGGAAAAGTTCCGCCAGATGCTTGCCGGAGATCCCCGGTTTATCGTGCCGAGGGTTTTGCCGGAATTCTCAACCGCCCATATCATCGCCTCGACCTTTGAGCACGGCCACTCGGTCAGTTCCCAGGCCGTCAGAGACTTGCCTCTGGCACGCCGCAGTGCGTTGGGGGAAGCGGCACTGGAGCTGTTTTTCCGGGAGCTGTTTGACTGGGGTGAAATCCAGACCGACCCCAACTTTGGCAATTACCGGATCCGGATCGCCGGCGAAGAGGGCGAAGATCCCGGGTATGACCGCATCGTCCTTCTCGATTTCGGGGCTGTGCAGGTGTACTCGGACGAGTTTCTCAAGCCGGTGATCCAGATGATCAGGGCCTCTTACGAAAACGATCTGAAAGCGGTGATCGACGGTGGCGTGAAGCTGCGGTTCATGAGCCCGGAATGGCCGCAGGAAGTGCTGCAGAAGTTTGGTACGGTGTGTATGTCGGTACTCGAACCCCTGTCCAGCGACAAGGATTCCTGGCCGGATTATGCCGTCAACCGTCACGGGCAGTACCGCTGGAAGCAGAGTGATCTGCCTTCCAGGGTGGCTCGCCAGGCGGCCCGTTCCGCCATCAGCCGGTATTTCCGGGTGCCTCCCAAGGAATTCGTATTCCTGAACCGAAAGCTGATCGGGGTCTACACGTTTATCGCCGTTCTGAACTCCGAGTTCAATGGCGAACCATTGCTGCGCAAATACCTCTATGGTGAGGGTGACGATGCCCCGGATGCTTCCGCCACCAGCCAGAGCACGAAGGCGTAG
- a CDS encoding glutamate-5-semialdehyde dehydrogenase: MDIAAYMAEVGQQARAAATQVARSATAVRNHALMATAEALDAAREELTVANGKDLERGRENGLDAAMLDRLELTPTRIDAMIEGLKQVASLPDPIGAITDMAYRPSGIQVGKMRVPLGVIGIIYESRPNVTVEAASLCLKSGNATILRGGSESIHSNQAIARCLAEGLARAGLPETAVQVIKTTDRAAVGELITMPAYVDVIVPRGGKGLIERISRDARVPVIKHLDGVCHVYIDSHADPEKALKVAVNAKTQRYGTCNTMETLLVDKEIAEDILPLLAPAFAERGVELRGCEQTRAIVEGVAGATEADWEAEYLAPVLAVRVVDGLDGAIDHINRYSSQHTDSIVTENYTRARRFITEVDSSSVMVNASTRFADGFEYGLGAEIGISTDKIHARGPVGLEGLTSQKYVVFGDGHIRT, encoded by the coding sequence ATGGATATTGCAGCGTACATGGCTGAGGTGGGGCAGCAGGCCCGCGCAGCGGCAACACAAGTCGCGCGCTCGGCCACCGCCGTTCGTAATCACGCCCTGATGGCAACGGCAGAGGCCCTTGATGCGGCACGGGAAGAGTTGACTGTGGCTAATGGCAAGGATCTGGAACGGGGCCGGGAAAACGGCCTCGATGCGGCCATGCTGGACCGGCTTGAGCTTACGCCCACACGGATCGACGCCATGATCGAAGGGCTGAAGCAGGTGGCATCGTTGCCGGACCCCATTGGCGCCATTACCGATATGGCGTACCGCCCCTCGGGCATTCAGGTCGGCAAGATGCGGGTCCCTCTCGGTGTGATCGGCATAATTTATGAGTCCCGCCCCAATGTGACCGTTGAAGCGGCCAGTCTGTGCCTGAAATCCGGAAACGCCACCATTCTCCGGGGTGGTTCCGAATCGATCCATTCCAATCAGGCCATTGCTCGCTGTCTCGCGGAGGGACTGGCAAGGGCTGGCCTGCCAGAAACAGCCGTACAGGTCATCAAAACAACGGACCGCGCCGCCGTGGGAGAGCTGATCACCATGCCCGCGTATGTGGATGTCATCGTGCCCAGAGGGGGTAAAGGTCTGATCGAGCGCATCAGCCGGGATGCCAGGGTGCCGGTGATCAAGCATCTCGACGGTGTATGCCACGTTTACATCGACAGCCATGCCGATCCGGAGAAGGCACTGAAGGTGGCGGTCAACGCCAAAACCCAGCGGTACGGCACCTGCAACACCATGGAAACACTGTTGGTAGACAAGGAAATTGCGGAGGACATTCTGCCGCTTCTGGCACCGGCCTTCGCCGAAAGAGGGGTGGAGCTTCGCGGTTGTGAACAGACCCGTGCCATTGTTGAAGGTGTTGCCGGGGCGACCGAGGCAGACTGGGAAGCCGAATATCTGGCCCCGGTTCTGGCGGTGCGAGTGGTTGATGGGCTGGATGGCGCCATTGACCACATCAACCGGTACAGCTCGCAGCACACCGACAGCATCGTCACCGAGAATTACACCCGGGCGCGCCGGTTTATCACCGAGGTGGACTCCAGTTCGGTGATGGTCAATGCCTCCACACGCTTCGCGGATGGCTTCGAGTATGGCCTGGGCGCGGAGATCGGTATCTCCACTGACAAGATCCATGCCCGTGGACCGGTGGGGCTTGAGGGGCTCACGTCCCAGAAGTACGTTGTATTTGGCGACGGGCATATCCGGACCTGA
- the mrdA gene encoding penicillin-binding protein 2, whose protein sequence is MPWGEFKDTAAERRLFQRRTVVVLVLVVLAIGGLLARMYQLQVVEHDVYTTLSDKNRVQVQSVPPPRGLVYDRNNILLAENRPVFSVTLVPERVDGMDDTLGQLGTILDISGEDLERFRRRLQEPRRPFQEIPLRYDLNEQEMARLAVHRHELPGVEVSAELVRYYPYSELTAHALGFVGRINRDELQRIDPVNYAGTNYIGKSGIERFYEEILHGQVGYQHVETNARGRTLRVLERENPVPGEDLQLHLDLRLQQRAHELLDGRRGAIVAIEPDTGGILALASVPGFDANKFVTGISVKDYRELSESNDKPLFNRALRGQYPPGSTIKPMLAVAALDSGATTREYTIWDPGYFRLNAGGRLWRDWKPGGHGWVDLKDAVAESCDVYFYEMAVEMGVDTMYNYLSHFGFGEDAALDVSGALSGLLPSRDWKRAVKNEAWYPGDSVNFGIGQGFMLATPLQLATATALIANRGKWVAPRLLKDIKGDHPVDEYLPEETHEPLKLKNSGDWEYVVESMVEVMHGRKGTARGAARGAPYKMAGKTGTAQVFSLAEDEKYDAEEIRERLRDHALFVGFAPVDNPKIAVAVIVENGGSGSGTAAPVARALFDAWLLDYAEQPEGALVSGVEAQVSN, encoded by the coding sequence ATGCCGTGGGGCGAGTTCAAGGATACGGCGGCGGAACGCCGGCTTTTCCAGCGCCGGACTGTGGTCGTGCTGGTGCTTGTTGTGCTGGCAATTGGCGGCCTGCTTGCGCGCATGTATCAGCTTCAGGTCGTGGAGCACGACGTTTATACAACCCTGTCTGACAAGAACCGCGTGCAGGTCCAGTCAGTCCCCCCGCCCAGAGGTCTTGTCTACGACCGCAACAACATCCTGCTGGCCGAGAACCGCCCGGTTTTCAGCGTGACACTTGTGCCGGAACGTGTTGACGGCATGGATGACACTCTCGGGCAGCTGGGCACTATTCTGGATATTTCCGGGGAAGACCTCGAGCGCTTCCGGCGCCGGCTTCAGGAACCCCGGCGGCCGTTCCAGGAAATTCCCCTTCGTTACGACCTCAATGAGCAGGAGATGGCTCGCCTCGCGGTGCATCGCCACGAACTCCCCGGTGTGGAGGTGAGTGCCGAGCTTGTCCGGTATTACCCGTACAGCGAGCTGACCGCCCATGCGCTTGGCTTTGTCGGCCGAATTAACCGGGATGAACTGCAGCGTATCGACCCGGTGAACTACGCGGGCACCAACTACATCGGAAAATCGGGCATCGAACGGTTTTACGAGGAAATCCTCCACGGCCAGGTCGGTTATCAACATGTTGAGACCAACGCCCGCGGGCGGACCCTGAGGGTTCTTGAGCGTGAAAACCCGGTACCTGGTGAAGACCTTCAGTTGCATCTCGATCTCAGGTTGCAACAACGTGCCCATGAGCTGCTGGATGGCCGCCGGGGCGCTATTGTAGCGATTGAACCTGACACCGGAGGCATTCTGGCGCTGGCCAGCGTGCCGGGATTCGATGCTAACAAATTTGTCACCGGTATCAGTGTCAAGGATTATCGTGAGCTCAGTGAAAGCAACGACAAACCTCTCTTCAACCGCGCTCTGCGTGGGCAGTACCCGCCGGGCTCAACGATCAAACCCATGCTTGCTGTTGCCGCGCTCGACAGCGGTGCCACCACCCGGGAATACACCATATGGGATCCTGGATACTTCCGTCTGAATGCAGGTGGCCGGCTCTGGCGGGACTGGAAGCCGGGTGGCCATGGCTGGGTGGATCTTAAAGACGCAGTGGCAGAGTCCTGTGACGTCTACTTTTACGAAATGGCCGTCGAGATGGGCGTGGACACCATGTACAACTACCTGTCCCACTTCGGCTTCGGGGAGGATGCCGCCCTGGATGTTTCCGGTGCACTGAGTGGCCTGCTTCCCTCGCGGGACTGGAAGCGGGCGGTCAAGAATGAGGCCTGGTACCCGGGGGATTCAGTGAACTTTGGTATCGGTCAGGGTTTCATGCTCGCCACGCCACTGCAGCTGGCCACTGCAACCGCCCTGATAGCAAATCGGGGCAAGTGGGTGGCGCCGAGGTTGCTCAAGGACATAAAGGGGGATCACCCGGTCGATGAATATTTGCCTGAGGAAACCCACGAGCCGCTCAAGCTGAAAAATTCGGGTGACTGGGAGTATGTGGTGGAATCGATGGTCGAGGTAATGCATGGCCGGAAGGGAACCGCCCGGGGCGCAGCCCGCGGCGCTCCCTACAAGATGGCTGGCAAGACCGGAACGGCTCAGGTGTTCAGCCTGGCAGAAGATGAGAAATACGACGCGGAAGAGATCCGTGAGCGGCTCAGGGACCATGCACTTTTCGTCGGCTTTGCGCCCGTGGATAACCCGAAGATTGCGGTGGCCGTGATTGTTGAGAATGGTGGCAGTGGTAGCGGCACGGCGGCACCGGTTGCCCGTGCTCTGTTCGATGCCTGGTTGCTCGACTACGCCGAGCAGCCGGAGGGTGCGCTGGTCAGCGGTGTTGAAGCGCAGGTGTCGAACTGA
- a CDS encoding septal ring lytic transglycosylase RlpA family protein: MNCKPSLLFVLAVAAAVILSGCASAPETDHSSRYTLTNDRAPSDNFDTSGLNDAVPVYEAPRRSGNKSPYTVWGKQYRVLDSNNGYTARGTASWYGEKFHGHKTSNGETFDMYAMSAAHKSLRIPGYARVTNLDNGRSVIVRVNDRGPFHGDRIIDLSYAAAKKLGYQARGTARVEVAAITVKPDGSMFLAGKPFSPEDAAGPAASRVRASGEMAMEKRSLFVQLGSFSSRDPAEKLLSQVRAVLENPMRVRAVDTASGRFHRVQVGPFRDEDSARKTQSLLEARGFDQSILLTDSH; encoded by the coding sequence GTGAACTGCAAACCTTCCCTGTTGTTCGTTCTGGCGGTTGCCGCGGCAGTGATCCTCAGTGGTTGCGCCTCTGCGCCGGAGACGGATCATTCATCCCGCTATACCCTGACGAATGACCGGGCACCTTCGGACAATTTTGATACCTCCGGGCTCAACGACGCGGTTCCGGTTTACGAGGCGCCCCGTCGTTCAGGGAATAAGTCTCCCTACACGGTCTGGGGCAAGCAGTATCGTGTTCTCGACAGCAACAACGGTTATACAGCCCGGGGCACGGCGAGCTGGTATGGCGAGAAATTTCATGGCCATAAGACGTCCAATGGTGAAACCTTTGACATGTATGCCATGTCTGCGGCTCACAAATCATTGCGGATCCCCGGGTACGCCCGGGTAACGAATCTTGATAACGGTCGCTCGGTGATTGTCCGGGTTAATGATCGCGGGCCTTTCCATGGCGACCGGATTATCGATCTTTCCTACGCCGCTGCCAAAAAACTGGGTTACCAGGCCCGGGGCACTGCGAGGGTTGAAGTCGCCGCCATCACGGTGAAGCCGGACGGCTCCATGTTTCTTGCCGGCAAGCCCTTTTCGCCGGAGGATGCGGCCGGACCCGCCGCAAGCCGGGTGAGGGCAAGCGGTGAGATGGCAATGGAGAAGCGTTCGCTGTTCGTGCAGCTGGGCTCCTTCAGTAGCCGTGATCCGGCCGAGAAATTGCTCAGCCAGGTAAGGGCAGTACTTGAGAACCCGATGCGGGTCAGAGCTGTCGATACCGCCTCCGGACGGTTTCACCGTGTTCAGGTGGGACCATTCCGGGATGAAGATTCCGCCAGGAAGACCCAGAGTCTCCTGGAGGCGCGTGGATTTGATCAGTCGATCCTGCTGACGGATTCACACTGA
- the nadD gene encoding nicotinate-nucleotide adenylyltransferase, whose protein sequence is MHVIYGGTFDPVHHGHLRLALEIGDRLGVGGVSLVPCHIPPHRGQTGASSDQRLDLLRLAVAGESQLRIDDRELVREGASYTADTLRQLRAELGPDEPLVMVVGTDAFASFDRWRQWQQIPDLAHVVVVRRPGPALDPSGKPAQLLAERAVTGPQVLHGRPCGGFLELDPPLLDISATGIRERIRDGRSPRYLVPDPVWWEIRRQGLYGACPGGNF, encoded by the coding sequence ATGCATGTGATTTATGGCGGAACCTTTGATCCGGTGCACCATGGCCATCTGCGGCTGGCCCTTGAAATCGGTGACCGCCTCGGGGTCGGGGGCGTCAGTCTCGTGCCCTGTCATATTCCGCCGCATCGGGGGCAGACCGGTGCGTCTTCAGACCAGCGTCTGGACCTGCTCAGGCTGGCGGTTGCCGGGGAGTCTCAGTTGCGAATTGACGACCGGGAGCTGGTTCGGGAGGGTGCGTCCTACACTGCCGATACGCTTCGCCAGTTGCGGGCTGAACTTGGCCCGGACGAGCCGCTGGTAATGGTGGTCGGCACGGATGCCTTTGCCAGCTTCGATCGCTGGCGGCAATGGCAGCAAATCCCGGACCTTGCCCATGTGGTTGTGGTTCGCCGGCCTGGCCCGGCGCTGGACCCGTCGGGCAAGCCGGCGCAACTGCTGGCGGAGCGGGCTGTGACAGGGCCACAGGTGCTGCATGGCCGTCCCTGTGGCGGGTTTCTTGAGCTGGATCCGCCGCTTCTGGACATCTCTGCCACGGGAATCCGGGAGCGTATTCGTGACGGCCGTTCGCCCCGTTACCTGGTGCCCGATCCGGTCTGGTGGGAAATTCGCCGCCAGGGGCTTTACGGCGCATGCCCCGGCGGGAACTTTTAG
- a CDS encoding D-alanyl-D-alanine carboxypeptidase family protein produces the protein MALKSAFRTLSVVFVLMLALTSKVMSQSVLIPSPPQIAGSSYVLMDPKSGRIIMEENSHERLPPASLTKMMTAYIVERELDEGRISMSDMVPISVKAWKTEGSRTFVKEGTQVAVEDLLRGVIIQSGNDASVALAEFVAGSEGAFVDIMNQQAQLLGMKDTHFENATGLPSPDHFSTAYDLAILARAIINDYPENYPIYAEKHFTYNNIRQPNRNSLLWRDNSVDGLKTGHTEEAGYCLVASAKRNDTRFIAVVMGTSSTESRSQEVQKMLNYGFRYYESERLFRAGQELIEARVWGGQADEISIGMADDVYVTIPRGSRDSLESTVDLDSVIKAPIKVGDELGQVKVSYNGEVLVDQPVLALTDVPEGGFFKRIWDAIKLFFVQLFQ, from the coding sequence ATGGCCTTAAAATCTGCTTTCCGAACACTATCTGTTGTCTTTGTACTGATGCTCGCCCTGACCAGCAAGGTAATGTCGCAGTCGGTGCTGATCCCGTCGCCACCCCAGATTGCCGGCAGCTCCTATGTTCTGATGGACCCGAAAAGCGGGCGGATCATCATGGAAGAGAACAGCCATGAGCGTCTTCCGCCGGCGAGCCTGACCAAGATGATGACGGCCTACATTGTCGAGCGGGAGCTGGACGAGGGGCGAATCTCCATGTCCGACATGGTCCCGATCAGCGTCAAGGCCTGGAAAACAGAAGGTTCCCGCACCTTTGTAAAGGAAGGTACCCAGGTTGCGGTCGAGGATCTTCTCAGAGGGGTCATTATCCAGTCTGGTAATGATGCCTCCGTGGCACTGGCCGAATTCGTCGCCGGCAGTGAAGGTGCCTTTGTTGATATCATGAACCAGCAAGCGCAGTTGTTGGGCATGAAAGACACCCATTTCGAGAACGCTACGGGTCTGCCGTCTCCGGATCATTTTTCAACCGCCTACGACCTGGCGATCCTGGCCCGGGCGATCATCAACGATTACCCGGAAAACTACCCGATCTACGCAGAAAAGCATTTCACCTACAACAACATCCGTCAGCCGAATCGGAATAGTCTCCTGTGGCGGGACAACAGTGTCGATGGCCTGAAGACCGGCCATACCGAAGAGGCCGGTTACTGCCTGGTGGCTTCGGCCAAGCGTAATGACACCCGCTTTATTGCCGTGGTCATGGGGACAAGCAGCACTGAATCCCGGTCACAGGAAGTTCAGAAGATGCTGAACTACGGCTTCCGTTATTACGAGAGTGAGCGCCTGTTCCGGGCCGGACAGGAACTGATCGAAGCCAGGGTCTGGGGTGGCCAGGCGGATGAGATCTCGATCGGCATGGCGGACGATGTTTACGTCACCATTCCCCGGGGCTCCAGGGACAGCCTTGAGTCGACGGTAGACCTTGATTCGGTGATCAAAGCACCCATCAAGGTGGGGGATGAGCTGGGACAGGTCAAGGTGTCGTATAACGGTGAAGTGTTGGTTGACCAGCCGGTACTGGCTCTGACCGATGTTCCCGAGGGCGGTTTCTTCAAACGCATCTGGGATGCCATAAAGCTCTTTTTCGTTCAGTTATTTCAGTAG
- the rodA gene encoding rod shape-determining protein RodA, which yields MAFKTLLDPTATNPLGRHRSIWMALHLDPILLLLLLLLVFGGLFVLYSGADRNLEVVKAQGIRMGVAFVVMLVFAQLDPSVFRRWAPWLYGAGVISLIAVILVGVGAKGAQRWLALPGLPRFQPSELMKLVVPMMAAWYLSRHFLPPRGRHVAVGLAIVLVPMVMIMKQPDLGTSLLVGLAGIFVVFFAGISWKLIAAFVAMVSVSAPLMWFFGMREYQKQRVLTLLDPQSDPLGAGWNIIQSKTAIGSGGLEGKGWLQGTQSHLEFLPESHTDFIVAVLAEEFGFIGMLVLMTMYFLIILRCLYIAATAQDSFGRLLAGALAMTFFIYIFVNVGMVSGLLPVVGVPLPLISYGGTSSVTLMAAFGVLMSIHTHRRMIGA from the coding sequence ATGGCTTTCAAGACGTTACTGGATCCAACCGCGACTAATCCCCTGGGCCGGCACCGGAGCATCTGGATGGCGTTGCATCTTGATCCGATCCTGCTGTTGTTGTTGCTCTTGCTGGTTTTTGGCGGCCTGTTCGTACTTTACAGCGGTGCAGACAGGAACCTGGAAGTGGTCAAGGCACAGGGAATCCGAATGGGTGTGGCATTCGTGGTGATGCTCGTGTTCGCGCAACTGGACCCGTCGGTGTTTCGCCGCTGGGCGCCCTGGCTCTACGGGGCCGGAGTCATTTCGCTGATTGCGGTCATTCTGGTGGGGGTGGGGGCAAAGGGTGCGCAGCGCTGGCTGGCTCTGCCGGGACTGCCCCGCTTTCAACCTTCCGAGCTGATGAAACTCGTGGTGCCCATGATGGCTGCCTGGTATCTCTCCAGGCACTTTCTGCCTCCGCGCGGCCGGCATGTGGCAGTGGGGCTTGCGATCGTTCTGGTGCCCATGGTCATGATCATGAAGCAACCGGATCTGGGGACCTCACTGTTGGTGGGGCTGGCGGGCATTTTCGTTGTGTTTTTTGCGGGCATCAGCTGGAAACTGATCGCCGCTTTTGTTGCCATGGTGTCTGTGTCTGCGCCACTGATGTGGTTTTTTGGTATGCGGGAATACCAGAAGCAGCGGGTCTTGACGCTGCTGGATCCCCAAAGCGACCCGCTTGGTGCCGGCTGGAATATCATCCAGTCCAAAACCGCGATTGGTTCCGGAGGGCTTGAAGGCAAGGGCTGGCTGCAGGGTACCCAGTCCCATCTCGAGTTTTTGCCGGAGAGCCACACTGATTTTATCGTTGCCGTGCTGGCGGAGGAGTTCGGTTTTATCGGGATGCTGGTTCTGATGACCATGTATTTCCTGATCATACTCCGGTGCCTGTACATCGCGGCCACGGCCCAGGATTCCTTCGGCCGCCTGCTGGCCGGCGCACTGGCCATGACCTTCTTTATTTATATCTTTGTGAATGTCGGGATGGTAAGTGGACTTTTGCCCGTGGTGGGTGTGCCATTGCCCCTGATCAGTTATGGTGGAACGTCGAGTGTTACCCTGATGGCCGCATTCGGAGTGTTGATGTCGATCCATACTCACCGGCGAATGATCGGCGCCTGA
- the rsfS gene encoding ribosome silencing factor, with product MQAEQLKDLVVNALEDVKAQDISVIDVRDRTSVTDFMVLASGTSNRHVKSLADSVVVEAKEQGVRASNVEGAGVSDWILVDLGDVVVHVMMPATREFYDLERFWRDAPDLGVAGSE from the coding sequence ATGCAGGCAGAGCAACTGAAAGACCTGGTAGTGAATGCGCTTGAAGATGTGAAAGCACAGGACATCAGCGTGATTGATGTCCGTGACCGGACCAGTGTCACCGACTTCATGGTTCTGGCATCAGGAACGTCCAACCGACATGTGAAATCCCTTGCCGATTCCGTGGTTGTTGAAGCCAAAGAGCAGGGCGTTCGCGCGAGCAACGTGGAAGGTGCCGGCGTCAGTGACTGGATTCTGGTAGATCTTGGCGATGTGGTTGTCCATGTCATGATGCCTGCCACGCGGGAGTTTTACGATCTGGAGCGTTTCTGGCGCGATGCTCCGGATCTTGGTGTTGCAGGCAGCGAATAA